From a single Eleginops maclovinus isolate JMC-PN-2008 ecotype Puerto Natales chromosome 2, JC_Emac_rtc_rv5, whole genome shotgun sequence genomic region:
- the skor1b gene encoding SKI family transcriptional corepressor 1 homolog-B isoform X2: MDSIPAGRDSSSSPTSKQELSYPSSKNLKPNQVSQTVLYGIPIVSLVIDGQERLCLAQISNTLLKTYSYNEIHNRRVALGITCVQCTPVQLEILRRAGAMPISSRRCGMITKREAERLCKSFLGAHAPPKLPENFAFDVSHECAWGSRGNFIPARYNSSRAKCIKCSYCNMYFSPNKFIFHSHRTPESKYTQPDAANFNSWRRHLKLSDKGSQTDVLHAWEDVKAMFNGGSRKRTLPGCGSDSSSSLKSHAHSRPRESPEIPAKIISREDNLGGMSSTRSYPVIPVPSKGFGMLPKIPPPLFPHPYGFQAFGLCQKKDDSLMGEQSKAGLPGVLWPGTKDSSYPSFPMFWPTAGALPMPPYTQTQHKPPPELLCPPRQTDMDLSEHSDRSTNTSKDSMVENDRCSSTQSTRNDDDKSGDEARPLEGMTLASRKISYVSAFRPVIKDADCIAKLYGNRGAYNGGRTGYLSPDFLSESSSYRSMSPCVDSEGEPDVDVETNKTPEEEEEEEEEEEDSRPLSSVCPRTPPGLAHSVSPSDSDSRSLQEVVNSQKVSLHVAQSSDRELQNKQLSETHIAASFNEVYTPERAELQQRSSPYQFRPANYKIGVLTTNDEGASKEEPSSTVEEVETKSFNEQSSEENHREPDEGEAAQTRAPQAQRAVESLAKEELQKQLLEQVELRKKLEREFQNLKDNFQDQMKRELSYREEMVQQLHIVRAHDALHHFSCKMLTPRHCSGSCSFKSPLLPP, encoded by the exons ATGGACTCCATACCTGCGGGACGAGACTCTAGCTCCTCGCCAACCTCAAAGCAAGAACTTTCTTACCCGAGCTCCAAGAACTTGAAGCCCAACCAGGTATCACAGACGGTGCTGTACGGAATACCGATCGTGTCTTTGGTGATAGATGGCCAGGAGAGACTTTGCCTCGCACAGATATCCAACACGCTGTTGAAGACGTACAGCTATAACGAGATACACAACCGGCGTGTAGCACTAGGCATCACCTGCGTGCAGTGCACGCCTGTACAGCTGGAGATCCTGCGCAGAGCCGGGGCCATGCCCATCTCCTCCAGACGCTGCGGGATGATCACAAAACGCGAGGCCGAGAGACTCTGTAAGTCATTCCTAGGAGCTCACGCACCTCCTAAACTTCCAGAAAATTTTGCTTTTGATGTTTCTCACGAGTGCGCGTGGGGGAGTCGAGGCAACTTCATCCCGGCGCGCTACAACAGCTCCAGGGCCAAGTGCATCAAGTGCTCCTACTGCAACATGTATTTCTCTCCAAATAAATTTATATTTCACTCGCATCGCACCCCAGAGTCCAAGTACACGCAGCCGGACGCGGCTAACTTTAATTCTTGGAGGCGACATCTTAAACTGTCAGATAAAGGCAGCCAGACAGATGTGCTGCACGCGTGGGAAGACGTGAAGGCCATGTTCAATGGGGGAAGTCGCAAGAGGACGCTGCCAGGCTGCGGGTCAGACTCCAGTTCTTCCTTAAAATCACACGCACACTCTCGTCCTCGAGAGTCACCCGAGATACCTGCAAAAATCATCAGCCGCGAGGACAACCTGGGCGGAATGTCAAGCACGCGCAGCTACCCGGTCATCCCCGTGCCCAGTAAAGGCTTCGGGATGCTGCCAAAGATCCCTCCGCCGCTCTTCCCTCACCCGTACGGGTTTCAAGCGTTCGGCCTGTGCCAGAAGAAAGACGACAGCCTGATGGGAGAGCAGAGCAAAGCGGGCCTCCCAGGTGTCCTGTGGCCGGGTACAAAGGACAGCTCCTACCCCTCCTTCCCCATGTTCTGGCCCACGGCCGGCGCGCTGCCCATGCCTCCGTATACCCAGACTCAGCACAAACCCCCACCAGAGCTGCTGTGTCCCCCCAGGCAGACTGACATGGATCTCTCCGAGCACAGTGATCGGAGCACCAACACCTCAAAAGACAGCATGGTGGAAAACGACCGGTGCTCCAGCACTCAGTCCACGCGTAATGATGACGATAAGTCAGGGGACGAGGCGAGGCCGCTGGAGGGGATGACCCTCGCATCCCGGAAAATCAGCTACGTGTCTGCCTTCAGGCCCGTAATTAAAGACGCGGACTGCATCGCCAAGCTGTACGGCAACAGGGGCGCTTACAACGGGGGTCGCACTGGCTATTTATCGCCCGATTTTTTAAGTGAGAGCTCAAGCTACCGGTCCATGTCGCCATGCGTGGACAGTGAAGGCGAGCCGGACGTGGATGTAGAGACTAATAAAACcccagaggaagaggaggaggaggaagaggaggaggaggactccCGGCCTCTGTCCTCCGTGTGTCCTCGGACTCCTCCTGGCTTGGCTCACAGTGTCTCCCCATCCGACTCAGACTCCAGGAGCCTGCAGGAGGTGGTGAACTCCCAGAAAGTGAGCCTTCATGTGGCCCAGTCCTCTGACAGAGAACTGCAGAACAAGCAGCTATCAGAGACCCACATAGCTGCGTCTTTTAATGAA GTGTACACACCGGAGAGGGCTGAGCTGCAACAAAGGAGCAGTCCGTATCAGTTCAGACCTGCGAATTACAAGATTGGAGTACTTACGACAAATG ATGAGGGTGCAAGTAAAGAAGAGCCGTCTTCCACAGTGGAGGAGGTCGAAACGAAATCATTTAATGAACAAAGCAGCGAGGAGAACCATCGAGAGCCGGATGAAG GCGAGGCTGCGCAAACCAGAGCTCCTCAAGCACAAAGAGCCGTAGAAAGTCTGGCAAAAG AAGAACTACAGAAGCAGCTGTTAGAGCAAGTTGAGCTGAGGAAAAAGCTGGAACGTGAATTTCAAAACTTGAAAG ATAATTTTCAGGATCAAATGAAAAGGGAACTCTCGTACAGGGAGGAGATGGTTCAGCAGCTGCACATCGTCAGAG CTCACGACGCTTTACACCATTTCTCCTGTAAGATGTTGACTCCTCGCCACTGCAGCGGATCCTGCTCCTTCAAATCTCCTCTGTTACCACCCTGA
- the skor1b gene encoding SKI family transcriptional corepressor 1 homolog-B isoform X1: MDSIPAGRDSSSSPTSKQELSYPSSKNLKPNQVSQTVLYGIPIVSLVIDGQERLCLAQISNTLLKTYSYNEIHNRRVALGITCVQCTPVQLEILRRAGAMPISSRRCGMITKREAERLCKSFLGAHAPPKLPENFAFDVSHECAWGSRGNFIPARYNSSRAKCIKCSYCNMYFSPNKFIFHSHRTPESKYTQPDAANFNSWRRHLKLSDKGSQTDVLHAWEDVKAMFNGGSRKRTLPGCGSDSSSSLKSHAHSRPRESPEIPAKIISREDNLGGMSSTRSYPVIPVPSKGFGMLPKIPPPLFPHPYGFQAFGLCQKKDDSLMGEQSKAGLPGVLWPGTKDSSYPSFPMFWPTAGALPMPPYTQTQHKPPPELLCPPRQTDMDLSEHSDRSTNTSKDSMVENDRCSSTQSTRNDDDKSGDEARPLEGMTLASRKISYVSAFRPVIKDADCIAKLYGNRGAYNGGRTGYLSPDFLSESSSYRSMSPCVDSEGEPDVDVETNKTPEEEEEEEEEEEDSRPLSSVCPRTPPGLAHSVSPSDSDSRSLQEVVNSQKVSLHVAQSSDRELQNKQLSETHIAASFNEVYTPERAELQQRSSPYQFRPANYKIGVLTTNDEGASKEEPSSTVEEVETKSFNEQSSEENHREPDEGEAAQTRAPQAQRAVESLAKEELQKQLLEQVELRKKLEREFQNLKDNFQDQMKRELSYREEMVQQLHIVREAHDALHHFSCKMLTPRHCSGSCSFKSPLLPP; encoded by the exons ATGGACTCCATACCTGCGGGACGAGACTCTAGCTCCTCGCCAACCTCAAAGCAAGAACTTTCTTACCCGAGCTCCAAGAACTTGAAGCCCAACCAGGTATCACAGACGGTGCTGTACGGAATACCGATCGTGTCTTTGGTGATAGATGGCCAGGAGAGACTTTGCCTCGCACAGATATCCAACACGCTGTTGAAGACGTACAGCTATAACGAGATACACAACCGGCGTGTAGCACTAGGCATCACCTGCGTGCAGTGCACGCCTGTACAGCTGGAGATCCTGCGCAGAGCCGGGGCCATGCCCATCTCCTCCAGACGCTGCGGGATGATCACAAAACGCGAGGCCGAGAGACTCTGTAAGTCATTCCTAGGAGCTCACGCACCTCCTAAACTTCCAGAAAATTTTGCTTTTGATGTTTCTCACGAGTGCGCGTGGGGGAGTCGAGGCAACTTCATCCCGGCGCGCTACAACAGCTCCAGGGCCAAGTGCATCAAGTGCTCCTACTGCAACATGTATTTCTCTCCAAATAAATTTATATTTCACTCGCATCGCACCCCAGAGTCCAAGTACACGCAGCCGGACGCGGCTAACTTTAATTCTTGGAGGCGACATCTTAAACTGTCAGATAAAGGCAGCCAGACAGATGTGCTGCACGCGTGGGAAGACGTGAAGGCCATGTTCAATGGGGGAAGTCGCAAGAGGACGCTGCCAGGCTGCGGGTCAGACTCCAGTTCTTCCTTAAAATCACACGCACACTCTCGTCCTCGAGAGTCACCCGAGATACCTGCAAAAATCATCAGCCGCGAGGACAACCTGGGCGGAATGTCAAGCACGCGCAGCTACCCGGTCATCCCCGTGCCCAGTAAAGGCTTCGGGATGCTGCCAAAGATCCCTCCGCCGCTCTTCCCTCACCCGTACGGGTTTCAAGCGTTCGGCCTGTGCCAGAAGAAAGACGACAGCCTGATGGGAGAGCAGAGCAAAGCGGGCCTCCCAGGTGTCCTGTGGCCGGGTACAAAGGACAGCTCCTACCCCTCCTTCCCCATGTTCTGGCCCACGGCCGGCGCGCTGCCCATGCCTCCGTATACCCAGACTCAGCACAAACCCCCACCAGAGCTGCTGTGTCCCCCCAGGCAGACTGACATGGATCTCTCCGAGCACAGTGATCGGAGCACCAACACCTCAAAAGACAGCATGGTGGAAAACGACCGGTGCTCCAGCACTCAGTCCACGCGTAATGATGACGATAAGTCAGGGGACGAGGCGAGGCCGCTGGAGGGGATGACCCTCGCATCCCGGAAAATCAGCTACGTGTCTGCCTTCAGGCCCGTAATTAAAGACGCGGACTGCATCGCCAAGCTGTACGGCAACAGGGGCGCTTACAACGGGGGTCGCACTGGCTATTTATCGCCCGATTTTTTAAGTGAGAGCTCAAGCTACCGGTCCATGTCGCCATGCGTGGACAGTGAAGGCGAGCCGGACGTGGATGTAGAGACTAATAAAACcccagaggaagaggaggaggaggaagaggaggaggaggactccCGGCCTCTGTCCTCCGTGTGTCCTCGGACTCCTCCTGGCTTGGCTCACAGTGTCTCCCCATCCGACTCAGACTCCAGGAGCCTGCAGGAGGTGGTGAACTCCCAGAAAGTGAGCCTTCATGTGGCCCAGTCCTCTGACAGAGAACTGCAGAACAAGCAGCTATCAGAGACCCACATAGCTGCGTCTTTTAATGAA GTGTACACACCGGAGAGGGCTGAGCTGCAACAAAGGAGCAGTCCGTATCAGTTCAGACCTGCGAATTACAAGATTGGAGTACTTACGACAAATG ATGAGGGTGCAAGTAAAGAAGAGCCGTCTTCCACAGTGGAGGAGGTCGAAACGAAATCATTTAATGAACAAAGCAGCGAGGAGAACCATCGAGAGCCGGATGAAG GCGAGGCTGCGCAAACCAGAGCTCCTCAAGCACAAAGAGCCGTAGAAAGTCTGGCAAAAG AAGAACTACAGAAGCAGCTGTTAGAGCAAGTTGAGCTGAGGAAAAAGCTGGAACGTGAATTTCAAAACTTGAAAG ATAATTTTCAGGATCAAATGAAAAGGGAACTCTCGTACAGGGAGGAGATGGTTCAGCAGCTGCACATCGTCAGAG AAGCTCACGACGCTTTACACCATTTCTCCTGTAAGATGTTGACTCCTCGCCACTGCAGCGGATCCTGCTCCTTCAAATCTCCTCTGTTACCACCCTGA
- the skor1b gene encoding SKI family transcriptional corepressor 1 homolog-B isoform X3, with protein sequence MDSIPAGRDSSSSPTSKQELSYPSSKNLKPNQVSQTVLYGIPIVSLVIDGQERLCLAQISNTLLKTYSYNEIHNRRVALGITCVQCTPVQLEILRRAGAMPISSRRCGMITKREAERLCKSFLGAHAPPKLPENFAFDVSHECAWGSRGNFIPARYNSSRAKCIKCSYCNMYFSPNKFIFHSHRTPESKYTQPDAANFNSWRRHLKLSDKGSQTDVLHAWEDVKAMFNGGSRKRTLPGCGSDSSSSLKSHAHSRPRESPEIPAKIISREDNLGGMSSTRSYPVIPVPSKGFGMLPKIPPPLFPHPYGFQAFGLCQKKDDSLMGEQSKAGLPGVLWPGTKDSSYPSFPMFWPTAGALPMPPYTQTQHKPPPELLCPPRQTDMDLSEHSDRSTNTSKDSMVENDRCSSTQSTRNDDDKSGDEARPLEGMTLASRKISYVSAFRPVIKDADCIAKLYGNRGAYNGGRTGYLSPDFLSESSSYRSMSPCVDSEGEPDVDVETNKTPEEEEEEEEEEEDSRPLSSVCPRTPPGLAHSVSPSDSDSRSLQEVVNSQKVSLHVAQSSDRELQNKQLSETHIAASFNEVYTPERAELQQRSSPYQFRPANYKIGVLTTNDEGASKEEPSSTVEEVETKSFNEQSSEENHREPDEEELQKQLLEQVELRKKLEREFQNLKDNFQDQMKRELSYREEMVQQLHIVREAHDALHHFSCKMLTPRHCSGSCSFKSPLLPP encoded by the exons ATGGACTCCATACCTGCGGGACGAGACTCTAGCTCCTCGCCAACCTCAAAGCAAGAACTTTCTTACCCGAGCTCCAAGAACTTGAAGCCCAACCAGGTATCACAGACGGTGCTGTACGGAATACCGATCGTGTCTTTGGTGATAGATGGCCAGGAGAGACTTTGCCTCGCACAGATATCCAACACGCTGTTGAAGACGTACAGCTATAACGAGATACACAACCGGCGTGTAGCACTAGGCATCACCTGCGTGCAGTGCACGCCTGTACAGCTGGAGATCCTGCGCAGAGCCGGGGCCATGCCCATCTCCTCCAGACGCTGCGGGATGATCACAAAACGCGAGGCCGAGAGACTCTGTAAGTCATTCCTAGGAGCTCACGCACCTCCTAAACTTCCAGAAAATTTTGCTTTTGATGTTTCTCACGAGTGCGCGTGGGGGAGTCGAGGCAACTTCATCCCGGCGCGCTACAACAGCTCCAGGGCCAAGTGCATCAAGTGCTCCTACTGCAACATGTATTTCTCTCCAAATAAATTTATATTTCACTCGCATCGCACCCCAGAGTCCAAGTACACGCAGCCGGACGCGGCTAACTTTAATTCTTGGAGGCGACATCTTAAACTGTCAGATAAAGGCAGCCAGACAGATGTGCTGCACGCGTGGGAAGACGTGAAGGCCATGTTCAATGGGGGAAGTCGCAAGAGGACGCTGCCAGGCTGCGGGTCAGACTCCAGTTCTTCCTTAAAATCACACGCACACTCTCGTCCTCGAGAGTCACCCGAGATACCTGCAAAAATCATCAGCCGCGAGGACAACCTGGGCGGAATGTCAAGCACGCGCAGCTACCCGGTCATCCCCGTGCCCAGTAAAGGCTTCGGGATGCTGCCAAAGATCCCTCCGCCGCTCTTCCCTCACCCGTACGGGTTTCAAGCGTTCGGCCTGTGCCAGAAGAAAGACGACAGCCTGATGGGAGAGCAGAGCAAAGCGGGCCTCCCAGGTGTCCTGTGGCCGGGTACAAAGGACAGCTCCTACCCCTCCTTCCCCATGTTCTGGCCCACGGCCGGCGCGCTGCCCATGCCTCCGTATACCCAGACTCAGCACAAACCCCCACCAGAGCTGCTGTGTCCCCCCAGGCAGACTGACATGGATCTCTCCGAGCACAGTGATCGGAGCACCAACACCTCAAAAGACAGCATGGTGGAAAACGACCGGTGCTCCAGCACTCAGTCCACGCGTAATGATGACGATAAGTCAGGGGACGAGGCGAGGCCGCTGGAGGGGATGACCCTCGCATCCCGGAAAATCAGCTACGTGTCTGCCTTCAGGCCCGTAATTAAAGACGCGGACTGCATCGCCAAGCTGTACGGCAACAGGGGCGCTTACAACGGGGGTCGCACTGGCTATTTATCGCCCGATTTTTTAAGTGAGAGCTCAAGCTACCGGTCCATGTCGCCATGCGTGGACAGTGAAGGCGAGCCGGACGTGGATGTAGAGACTAATAAAACcccagaggaagaggaggaggaggaagaggaggaggaggactccCGGCCTCTGTCCTCCGTGTGTCCTCGGACTCCTCCTGGCTTGGCTCACAGTGTCTCCCCATCCGACTCAGACTCCAGGAGCCTGCAGGAGGTGGTGAACTCCCAGAAAGTGAGCCTTCATGTGGCCCAGTCCTCTGACAGAGAACTGCAGAACAAGCAGCTATCAGAGACCCACATAGCTGCGTCTTTTAATGAA GTGTACACACCGGAGAGGGCTGAGCTGCAACAAAGGAGCAGTCCGTATCAGTTCAGACCTGCGAATTACAAGATTGGAGTACTTACGACAAATG ATGAGGGTGCAAGTAAAGAAGAGCCGTCTTCCACAGTGGAGGAGGTCGAAACGAAATCATTTAATGAACAAAGCAGCGAGGAGAACCATCGAGAGCCGGATGAAG AAGAACTACAGAAGCAGCTGTTAGAGCAAGTTGAGCTGAGGAAAAAGCTGGAACGTGAATTTCAAAACTTGAAAG ATAATTTTCAGGATCAAATGAAAAGGGAACTCTCGTACAGGGAGGAGATGGTTCAGCAGCTGCACATCGTCAGAG AAGCTCACGACGCTTTACACCATTTCTCCTGTAAGATGTTGACTCCTCGCCACTGCAGCGGATCCTGCTCCTTCAAATCTCCTCTGTTACCACCCTGA